The genomic region TTTATGATTAATTGTTCTCCTAATTCAGGAATTACATAATCTACGCCTTTTTCCAGAGAAGTTCTAATAAATCCCTCGATGGGATCTTCCCAATCGTGTAAAGCAAGGGTAAATGCTCCCCAGTGAATTGGCACGGCCTTTTCAGCTTTTACGTCAATCGCTGCCTGTACAGATTCTTCAGGGAACATATGTATCTGGTGCCAGTTTTCGTTGTACTGTCCGCATTCTACAAAGGCCATATCAAAGGGACCAAGTTTTTCGCCGATCTCTTTAAAATGATCTCCGTAGCCACCGTCTCCGCTCCAGAAAATATTTTCGGTTGCGGTAGTAAAAGTGTATCCACCCCAGAGACTTTCATCGCGATCAAACAATCCTCTGCCCGAAAAATGTCTCGAAGGCACGAAATTGATCTTTACATCATTCACATCAACTGAATCCCACCAGTCCAATTCTGTGATCTTTGATTCCTCAATTTTCCATCTAAGCAAATGTTTTTTAACGCCAAGCGGAACATAGAAATGTTTCACCTTAGATCCCAATCTTTGAAAACTTTCATAATCAAGGTGATCATAATGATCATGAGAGATAAGCACCGCATCAATTTCCGGGAGTTTATCAATGATATAAAGCGTCGAATCTGAATATCTCCTGGTGCGAATTGGCCCCACAGGTGAAGCATCAGGTCCAAACATTGGATCTATCAGAATATTGGAATTATTCATTTTGAATAATCCCACAGAATGACCATACCAGATAAATTTTGTTTTGCCTTCATCCTGATCCCACAGTTCCTGATCAAATTCCTTAACCGGAAGCTCTTTTTCAGGACCTCGTTCAGCCTTGCCTTTAAAATTATCCCGAATTAATCCCGGCATCTTCTTCAAATCCATATCCAAAGTAGTTTTCTGAAGATTCCTGAATTTCTCACCATTCCACTGAGAAGATTCAGCAAAGGCAAGTTTTTCTTCTTTGGAAAGTTTTCCACCGAACTGCGGATTCAGATACAGATATCCAATTCCGTATAAAACGCCAATAATTAAGAGGGCAATTATGATTTGTGCTGTCATTTTTAATTTTTTTCTCATTGATCAAATTTCTGATACAAAGATGCGCATCATTCAGCCTTAACTTGAACACAGAATACTGAAAGGAAAACACAAATTACTGAATATTAGAATACAGGAAATAAAATATCCTTTTCAATAAAAAAGTTAATTCTGAATCCTGTATTCCTGAGGAGTAAAACCTGTTTTCGATTTAAAGAAGCGGCTGAAATAATGTGGGTAATTGTAACCGAGGCTATAGGCTATCTCACCAATGGAATCTGTGGAACCTAAAAGAAGGGTTTTGGCCTTATCTACCACAAAATCATTGATGTGGTCTTTGGCACTTCTACCGGTCTCTTTTTTTAGAAGATCGCTGAGGTAATTAGGAGAAAGGTGCAACTCATCTGCACAATATTGTATAGACGGTTGGCCAATTTCGGCTAGTTTTCCAGATTGATAATAGTCCTTTAGAAGGCTTTCCATTTGTGAAACTATATCCTTATTCTTTGCGGTTCGAGTATTAAACTGCCTTTCATAAAATCGAGTACACAAATTCAGCAAAAGTTCGAGGCTGGAAACGATC from Gramella sp. MT6 harbors:
- a CDS encoding MBL fold metallo-hydrolase — protein: MTAQIIIALLIIGVLYGIGYLYLNPQFGGKLSKEEKLAFAESSQWNGEKFRNLQKTTLDMDLKKMPGLIRDNFKGKAERGPEKELPVKEFDQELWDQDEGKTKFIWYGHSVGLFKMNNSNILIDPMFGPDASPVGPIRTRRYSDSTLYIIDKLPEIDAVLISHDHYDHLDYESFQRLGSKVKHFYVPLGVKKHLLRWKIEESKITELDWWDSVDVNDVKINFVPSRHFSGRGLFDRDESLWGGYTFTTATENIFWSGDGGYGDHFKEIGEKLGPFDMAFVECGQYNENWHQIHMFPEESVQAAIDVKAEKAVPIHWGAFTLALHDWEDPIEGFIRTSLEKGVDYVIPELGEQLIIK